A genome region from Mauremys reevesii isolate NIE-2019 linkage group 12, ASM1616193v1, whole genome shotgun sequence includes the following:
- the CCDC153 gene encoding coiled-coil domain-containing protein 153 isoform X3 has translation MAPRNRGKGKKGGKQKKKKNVAENEVEEKYRKAALEVDILKEHLALRRDVARQAKADSEGLKQRLLELEQELEMSRDDKKDIYEEMIRQYQELQRQTETRIQQLETETKQLQEQLGQPGPSPFQAGSRPGLLGEGSHSHAHGAQGETARVRAQSPGDLGPWFTLGQGAMKTPQHGQPLTPQQWQLGCFA, from the exons ATGGCCCCCAGGAACAGAGGGAAAGGGAAGAAAGGAGGgaaacagaagaaaaagaagaatgtGGCAG AAAATGAAGTGGAGGAGAAATACAGGAAAGCAGCCCTGGAGGTCGACATCCTCAAAGAGCACCTAG CCCTCCGGAGGGACGTGGCCAGGCAGGCGAAGGCTGACAGCGAAGGACTCAAGCAGaggctgctggagctggagcaggagctggagatGTCACGGGACGACAAGAAAGACATTTACgaag AGATGATCCGGCAGTACCAGGAGCTCCAGCGGCAGACAGAGACCCGCATACAGCAACTGGAGACCGAGACAAAGCAGCTACAGGAGCAGCTCG ggcagcctggaccGAGTCCTTTCCAAGctggcagccgcccagggctgcTGGGAGAAGGAAGCCACAGCCATGCACATGGAGCACAAGGAGAGACTGCGAGAGTTCGGGCTCAATCCCCTGGAGATCTAGGgccctggtttacactggggCAAGGGGCCATGAAGACCCCCCAGCATGGCCAACCACTAACCCCTCAGCAGTGGCAGCTGGGGTGTTTTGCCTGA
- the CCDC153 gene encoding coiled-coil domain-containing protein 153 isoform X2, whose amino-acid sequence MAPRNRGKGKKGGKQKKKKNVAENEVEEKYRKAALEVDILKEHLALRRDVARQAKADSEGLKQRLLELEQELEMSRDDKKDIYEEMIRQYQELQRQTETRIQQLETETKQLQEQLATCREDIQQARAEREQVLGEKDQTIAELQGKINAMETEYEKILHGSLDRVLSKLAAAQGCWEKEATAMHMEHKERLREFGLNPLEI is encoded by the exons ATGGCCCCCAGGAACAGAGGGAAAGGGAAGAAAGGAGGgaaacagaagaaaaagaagaatgtGGCAG AAAATGAAGTGGAGGAGAAATACAGGAAAGCAGCCCTGGAGGTCGACATCCTCAAAGAGCACCTAG CCCTCCGGAGGGACGTGGCCAGGCAGGCGAAGGCTGACAGCGAAGGACTCAAGCAGaggctgctggagctggagcaggagctggagatGTCACGGGACGACAAGAAAGACATTTACgaag AGATGATCCGGCAGTACCAGGAGCTCCAGCGGCAGACAGAGACCCGCATACAGCAACTGGAGACCGAGACAAAGCAGCTACAGGAGCAGCTCG CAACGTGCCGTGAGGATATCCAGCAGGCCcgggcagagagagagcaggtgctgggggagaagGACCAGACCATCGCCGAGCTGCAGGGCAAAATCAATGCCATGGAGACAGAGTATGAAAAGATCCTGCAC ggcagcctggaccGAGTCCTTTCCAAGctggcagccgcccagggctgcTGGGAGAAGGAAGCCACAGCCATGCACATGGAGCACAAGGAGAGACTGCGAGAGTTCGGGCTCAATCCCCTGGAGATCTAG
- the CCDC153 gene encoding coiled-coil domain-containing protein 153 isoform X1 produces MAPRNRGKGKKGGKQKKKKNVAENEVEEKYRKAALEVDILKEHLALRRDVARQAKADSEGLKQRLLELEQELEMSRDDKKDIYEEMIRQYQELQRQTETRIQQLETETKQLQEQLAVTSRLLCWALLPAIPCSYSAFQLHCPPPLTAWSLSLPATCREDIQQARAEREQVLGEKDQTIAELQGKINAMETEYEKILHGSLDRVLSKLAAAQGCWEKEATAMHMEHKERLREFGLNPLEI; encoded by the exons ATGGCCCCCAGGAACAGAGGGAAAGGGAAGAAAGGAGGgaaacagaagaaaaagaagaatgtGGCAG AAAATGAAGTGGAGGAGAAATACAGGAAAGCAGCCCTGGAGGTCGACATCCTCAAAGAGCACCTAG CCCTCCGGAGGGACGTGGCCAGGCAGGCGAAGGCTGACAGCGAAGGACTCAAGCAGaggctgctggagctggagcaggagctggagatGTCACGGGACGACAAGAAAGACATTTACgaag AGATGATCCGGCAGTACCAGGAGCTCCAGCGGCAGACAGAGACCCGCATACAGCAACTGGAGACCGAGACAAAGCAGCTACAGGAGCAGCTCG CTGTGACGTCCAGGCTCCTGTGCTGGGCTCTGCTGCCTGCCATCCCCTGCAGCTATTCAGCATTCCAACTCCACTGCCCTCCTCCTCTCACTGCCTGGTCTCTCTCCCTGCCAGCAACGTGCCGTGAGGATATCCAGCAGGCCcgggcagagagagagcaggtgctgggggagaagGACCAGACCATCGCCGAGCTGCAGGGCAAAATCAATGCCATGGAGACAGAGTATGAAAAGATCCTGCAC ggcagcctggaccGAGTCCTTTCCAAGctggcagccgcccagggctgcTGGGAGAAGGAAGCCACAGCCATGCACATGGAGCACAAGGAGAGACTGCGAGAGTTCGGGCTCAATCCCCTGGAGATCTAG